GTCCGGGGAAGTCAACTCGAAGTTGGCGCCCACTTTCGTCTGGACGTCGCCCAGCTTCGCCAGGTTGTAGTCGGCCTTCACGAGCAGCCAGTTAGTCGGGTTAAAATAACTGTAACCCAAGTAACCGGAAATGTTCTCGTTGAACTGCGTGCCGACCGTCGCCCAGCCGCCCCAATCGCCGACCATCAACGCCTGGGCGCTGACCGGAGCGAGGAGCAGTGCCAACCCCAGAACGAATAAAGCTAATCTCTTCATCTGTTTCACCTCCTTTTTGTGGTGCAATATTATCCGGCCAGACCGGCTAAAGCCCGGTCGAGCCGGGTAGCAACCCGCTCTTTCCCCAAGATCTCCACGACGTCGTACATCGGCGGTGTTTCCAGGCGGCCGGAGAGGGCGAGGCGGCAGGGGTGGATAATCACCCCGAGCTTAACGTTCAGTTCGGTCGCCAGGTTCTTGAAAACGGGCTCGATCTGTTCTTTCGTGAACGGTTCAAGTTTCGCTAGCCGCTCTTTTAAGGTTTCCAGTATCTGTTTGGCGTTAGCTGTTTTAAAGTGCTTTTCCACTCCTTTAGGATCATATGCAAAGTCATCTTTAAAAAAATAGGTCGATAATGGGACGATGTCGGGGATCAGGACAAGCCGGTCGTGGAAAACGGCGACCACTTTCTTTAAATAGGGCAGGTCGTGCGTGCCGTACGCTTTGATCAGCAGCGGCTCGCACAGGTCGAACAGCCGCTCCGGTAAAATGCTCCGGATATACTGGCCGTTGAGCCAGTTGAGCTTGTCCAGATCGAAGACCGCCGCGCTCTTGTTGACCCCGTCGAGCGAAAAAAGCTCGATCAGCTCCTGCCGCGAGAAAACTTCCTGGTCTTTATAGCCCCAGCCGAGCTTGGCGATGTAGTTGAGCATCGCTTCGGGTAAGTAACCGAGCGCGCTGTAGTCGATCACCGAGGTGGCGCCGTGCCGCTTGGACAGCCGCGCCTTGTCTTTCCCCAGGATCATCGGGATATGGGCGAACTTGGGCGGCGTCCAGCCAAAGGCTTCGTATAAAAGGATCTGCCGCGGCGTGTTGGAGAGGTGGTCGTCGCCCCGGATCACGT
This window of the Candidatus Margulisiibacteriota bacterium genome carries:
- the gltX gene encoding glutamate--tRNA ligase, encoding MVRVRFAPSPTGALHIGGARTALYNWLFARHHGGKFILRIEDTDRERSTLESNQAIFHGLEWLGLDWDEGPNVDGPFGPYYQTERLAIHQQHAEQLVKAGKAYYCFCSAEELKQKRAAAEARKEAPRYDGHCRKLTEEEIKAKLASGAPKVVRFMLPPVGEAVVNDQIRGKVVFKNEVLDDFVILKSDGFPTYNFACVLDDHLMEITDVIRGDDHLSNTPRQILLYEAFGWTPPKFAHIPMILGKDKARLSKRHGATSVIDYSALGYLPEAMLNYIAKLGWGYKDQEVFSRQELIELFSLDGVNKSAAVFDLDKLNWLNGQYIRSILPERLFDLCEPLLIKAYGTHDLPYLKKVVAVFHDRLVLIPDIVPLSTYFFKDDFAYDPKGVEKHFKTANAKQILETLKERLAKLEPFTKEQIEPVFKNLATELNVKLGVIIHPCRLALSGRLETPPMYDVVEILGKERVATRLDRALAGLAG